Part of the Pseudarthrobacter sp. L1SW genome, TCGAGCCCGTGCCGGACGGCGTTCTCCACCAGCGGCTGCAGGCTCAGGAACGGGATGACGGTGCTGAGCACCTCCGGCGCCACGCGGAGGCTCACCTGGACGCGCTCGCCGAACCTGGCCCGCTCCAGGAGCAGGTACCGGTCGATGCAGCGGAGCTCCTCGGCGAGCGTGGTGAAGTCGCCATGCCGCCGGAAGGAGTAGCGGGTGAAGTCGGCGAACTCCACCACAAGCTCCCTGGCGCGTGCCGGGTCCGTGTTGATGAACGATGCGATGGCGTTCAGTGAGTTGTAGATGAAATGGGGGCTGATCTGGGCGCGGAGCGCCCGCACCTCGGCCTCCATCAACTGGGTGCGGGACGCGTCCAGCTCCGCGAGTTCCACCTGTACAGCCACCCAGTCCGCCACTTCGCTGGTGGCCCGGACAAGCCCCGCACCCGCGGTCGGGGCGAAGGCAGCGACGGCGCCCACCACCCGGGTGCCGGCCCGCACCGGAGCGATCACAGCAGCGAGCGGACCCCCGGTAGTGTCTGTTGCGGGGCCGGCGTCCCCGGCGGGGAGCACGGCTGTCCGGCCGTTCGCCAGGACACCGGCAGCAAGGTCCATCATCCGGGGTTTCAGGTCCTCCCCCGCACCGTCCCAGGCCAGCACGCCGGAGGTGTCCATGATCGCCAATGCGTCGCAGCCCAGGAGGCCGCGCAACTGGCGGCTGGCCTTGGCGGCGCCGGCGGGGTTGAGCCCGCGGCGGAGGTGCTGGCCCGCCTGGGAGGCGGCGTGCAGCGTGTGGTAGGTGGCCCGCTCGGCGTCGGTCCCCAGGTCCCTGAAGGAGCGGAGCACCTTGAGTCCCACGCCGACGACGACGGCGATGGCCATGGCGATGACGGCCACGGCCGCGGCAGTCAGGAGGGGGGAGTCCGGCATGGTGCCCAGCGTAGCCGCGGGTGCCGTTTGTCGCAGCATCCCAACCGTTGAGCGACCGCCGGCAGGCAAAGTCTGGAATGTGGGACCCCCACGCAGCAGAGTGATTGCAGTCACATTTGCGGTACCCCATTCCCGGGACTGCCGTTTGGTGTGTCCAGGCAAGTCTCAACGAGGAGGAACGATGGGTAACGATGCCCACACTCCGGACGCAGCGGCGTCCGTGGACTTCGAGCAAGTCCAGTCGACCGGGCAGTTCAAGGAACTGCGCAAGCGTCACCGCAGCTTTGTCTTTCCCATGGCAGCAGCATTCCTGCTGTGGTACTTCGCGTACGTCCTGCTCGCCGACTACGCCGTGGGCTTTATGTCCACGAAGGTCTGGGGCAACATCAACGTTGGCCTGATCCTCGGCCTGCTCCAGTTCGTGTCAACGTTCGCGATCACTGGCTGGTACGTCCACTACTCCAACAAGCGGCTTGACCCCATCGCCAAGGAGATCCGGGACGAGATCGAGGGCCACGAATTTGATAAGCACGGAAACCGAGTAGGCGGAGCCACCAAATGATCACTATCGCTACAGCGGTGGACGTTGCCGCCCTCAAGGACACCACGCTGCTGAACATGGGCATCTTCGGCCTTTTTGTTGCCGTGACCATGGTGATCGTCTTCCGCGCCAGCCGGAACAACAAGACCGCGGCTGACTACTACGCGGCCGGCCGTTCCTTCACAGGCTCCCAAAACGGAACCGCCATCGCCGGCGACTACCTCTCGGCCGCCTCCTTCCTGGGCATCACCGGCGCCATCGCCATCAACGGCTATGACGGCTTTATGTACTCCATCGGCTTCCTGGTGGCCTGGCTCGTGGCGCTGCTGCTCGTTGCCGAACTCCTGCGCAACACCGGCAAGTTCACCATGGCCGACGTCCTGTCCTTCAGGCTGAAGCAGCGGCCGGTCCGCATTGCCGCGGCCATCTCCACCCTCGCCGTCTGCTTCTTCTACCTCCTGGCCCAGATGGCAGGCGCCGGCAGCCTGATTTCGCTCCTCCTTGGCATCAGCGACTGGGGCGGCCAGGCCCTGGTGATCATCGTCGTTGGCGCCCTGATGATCATGTACGTCCTGATCGGTGGCATGAAGGGCACCACCTGGGTGCAGATCATCAAGGCCATCCTGCTCATCGCCGGTGCCGCCGTGATGACCCTGTGGGTCCTGGCCATCTACGGCTTCAACCTGTCCAGCCTCCTCGGCGCAGCCGTTGAGACCGCCAACAACCCGGCCGTCCTCAACCCCGGCCTGCAGTATGGCAAGACGGAAACCTCGAAGCTCGACTTCATGTCGCTTGGCCTGGCCCTGGTGCTGGGCACTGCCGCGCTGCCCCACGTGCTCATGCGCTTCTACACCGTCCCCACGGCCAAGGAAGCCCGCAAGTCCGTGGTGTGGTCCATCTGGCTGATCGGCCTGTTCTACCTCTTCACCCTGGTCCTCGGCTATGGCGCAGCCGCTCTGGTTGGCGCCGAAACCATCAACTCCGCCCCGGGCAAGGTCAACTCCGCTGCCCCGCTCCTGGCCTTCTACCTGGGCGGGCCGCTGCTTCTGGGCTTCATCTCGGCCGTGGCGTTCGCCACCATCCTCGCCGTTGTGGCCGGCCTGACCATCACCGCTGCCGCCTCCTTCGCCCATGACATCTATGCCAGCGTCATCGCCAAGGGCAAGGCCGACGCCGACACGGAAGTGAAAGTGGCCCGGCGCACCGTTGTGGTCATCGGGGTCCTGGCCATCCTGGGCGGCATCCTCGCCAACGGACAGAACGTGGCGTTCCTTGTGGCGCTCGCATTCGCCGTGGCAGCCTCCGCCAACCTGCCCACCATCATCTACTCCCTGTTCTGGCGGAGGTTCACCACGCAGGGCGCGGTCTGGAGCATGTACGGCGGCCTGGGCTCGGCGATTGTCCTGATCATCTTCTCGCCGGTGGTCTCCGGCGCAGCAACCTCGATGATCAAGGACGCGAACTTCGCGCTCTTCCCGCTGAGCAACCCCGGCATCGTATCCATCCCGCTGGCGTTCCTCCTGGGCTGGCTGGGAACTGTCCTCGACAAGAAGCGCGAGGACACCGCCAAGCAGGCCGAAATGGAAGTCCGCTCCCTCACCGGGGTCGGCGCCGAAAAGGCCACCAGCCACTGACCTGCAGCAACCGCTGACCTGCAGCAACCGCTGACCTGCAGCAACCGCTGGTGGGCCACTGAACAGCGAAGAGCCTCCGTACCGGGAACGTCATTCCCGGTACGGAGGCTCTTCCGTTCCCTGCAGGCCTTCGGGCGCTGCTAGCCTGCGGGCCGCAGCTTGATGTTGGTCATCTTGAGCTCGTCGGGTCCCTCGAAGCGGTAGGCCAGGTCCACCACTTTGCCTTCGCAGGTGATGAGTCCGGCAATGTCTGCCGACTTGATTCCGTTCTCCGTGCCCACCTTGAGGTCCCGGTAGTCCGGCTTGCAGTTCTTGTCCATCTCCAGGCTCTCGACGCCGGAAATGAAGGCCTCCTTGGACAGCTGCTCCTGCAGGGCCGGATCAAGGTACTCGTCGTAAGCCCGGGAGTTCTCCCCAGCCAGGACCAGCCTGGTGAACCCGTCAGCCAGGCCTCGCGCCTGGTTGGTGGCGCTGCCCGCTATGTTGACCAGAATGACGATCCCAAGGATCACCAGCAGCAGGACACCCCCGACGCTGGCCAGGATAATCCACAGTTTCCGCCGGCTCCTAGGCGGCGGCTGTCCCGGAAGCCCGAAGGGTGCGGGCTCCGAATCCTGACCGAAGGGGGGCTGCTGCGGCAGTTGCCGGGACCCGAGGCTGGAGTGGCCCGGCTGGTACGGTTCCTGAGGAGCGCTCAAAATGGAGCCTTTCGGGAAAAGTGGTGCTTCGCACCGCTTGGTGGCGGGGATCGTGGTGCCGGTCCCGCCAGTTAACTGGCACCAGCCTATAGCGCGGGCCGCCGGCGTCGTACTCCAGCCCGCTTCCCGCCGTCGTACTTCCGTTGACGCGGGACAGCCTGCTAGCCGCGTTCGGAACCGCGGTCCAGCAGGGGCTGCACGCGGAAAGGGATGAGTTCTCCCATGGCCAGCGCCGTGTCTGTCCTGTCCACGCCGGCGCACGCCAGGATCTTCCCGTTGATCCGGAACAGGTCTTCGGCGTCCAAGGCAACCACCCGCAGCAGCAGGTCCGCCGAACCTGTCAGGCCGTAGCCCTCAAGGATCTCGGGGATATCGGCCAGTTCCTTCGCCAGCTGGGTGAGCCGCTGCTGCTGGACGTGGACGGAAATGAACGCCATCAGCGGGTAGCCAAGCGCGGCCGGATTAATCCGCCGCTCGAAGGACAGGAAGACGTGCCTCTTCTCCAGCTGCGCCATGCGCGCCTGCACGGTGTTACGGGAGAGGCCAAGCTTCTGGGCCAGCGCCACCACTGTCTTTCGGGGGTCCTGGGCCAGGACCGAGAGCAGGCGGGTATCGGTGCCATCCAAGGCTTGCATAATGCGCAACGTTAGCACGGTCCAGTACCGCCCCGCAGAGCATTTTGCTCAATGATCGCGCCGGTGGTTGTACCTCCTGAGCATTGTGAGTAGGGTCACAAATATCCGGGGCAAAGGTGCCCGGGCGGCCAGCGGCCAGCGGGACCACAAGTCCCAAAACTGCGGGTCAACCACGTGAGAAGATTGCGGGCTATCGTGTCTACAGACGAAACGGGCCAGGGCGGATCAGCCGCCTCCACCAGCGCGGGGCACCCCCATGGCCAGGGACGGGACCTGGTCCAACTGGTTACCCCATCCGGGGAACGGGTCAGCCATCCGGAGTTCGATTACTGGGTCAAGGACATCACCGACGAGCAGTTGTGTTCCCTTTTTGAGGACATGACCGTCATCCGGCGGATCGACATCGAAGCTACCGCCCTGCAGCGGCAGGGAGAACTCGGGCTGTGGCCGCCGCTGCTGGGACAGGAAGCAGCGCAGATCGGCTCGGGCCGGGCGCTGCGCAGCGATGACTTTGTTTTTTCAAGCTACCGCGAGAACGGGGTGGCTTACTGCCGTGGAGTGGACCTGACGGACCTTGTCCGGGTGTGGCGCGGCAATGCCTCCTCAGGCTGGGACCCCTACACCGTCAACATGGCCACCCCGCAGATCATCATTGGCGCCCAGACGCTGCACGCCACCGGCTACGCCATGGGCATCCAGAACGACGGCGCTGATTCGGTGGCCATGACCTATTTCGGTGACGGAGCCACCAGCGAGGGCGACGTCAACGAGGCCATGGTGTTTGCCGCGAGCTTCCAGGTGCCCGTGGTGTTTTTCTGCACCAACAACCACTGGGCAATCTCCGAGCCCGTCCGGCTCCAGTCCCACATCCACCTCGCGGACCGGGCTGCCGGGTTCGGTATTCCCAGCCTGCGCGTGGACGGTAACGACGTCCTGGCCGTTATGGCGGCAACGCGGGTGGCCCTGGACCGGGCACGGCGCG contains:
- a CDS encoding Lrp/AsnC family transcriptional regulator; translation: MQALDGTDTRLLSVLAQDPRKTVVALAQKLGLSRNTVQARMAQLEKRHVFLSFERRINPAALGYPLMAFISVHVQQQRLTQLAKELADIPEILEGYGLTGSADLLLRVVALDAEDLFRINGKILACAGVDRTDTALAMGELIPFRVQPLLDRGSERG
- the pdhA gene encoding pyruvate dehydrogenase (acetyl-transferring) E1 component subunit alpha yields the protein MSTDETGQGGSAASTSAGHPHGQGRDLVQLVTPSGERVSHPEFDYWVKDITDEQLCSLFEDMTVIRRIDIEATALQRQGELGLWPPLLGQEAAQIGSGRALRSDDFVFSSYRENGVAYCRGVDLTDLVRVWRGNASSGWDPYTVNMATPQIIIGAQTLHATGYAMGIQNDGADSVAMTYFGDGATSEGDVNEAMVFAASFQVPVVFFCTNNHWAISEPVRLQSHIHLADRAAGFGIPSLRVDGNDVLAVMAATRVALDRARRGGGPTFIEAVSYRMGPHTTADDPTRYRDANELEDWAAKDPISRIAALLDRKGLLTEELQQQVKDKADAVARGIRTGCTTMPDPEPMDVFKHVYSTPNSWLDRQQDHYARYLASFGDPAGAVSEEGAR
- a CDS encoding cation acetate symporter, yielding MITIATAVDVAALKDTTLLNMGIFGLFVAVTMVIVFRASRNNKTAADYYAAGRSFTGSQNGTAIAGDYLSAASFLGITGAIAINGYDGFMYSIGFLVAWLVALLLVAELLRNTGKFTMADVLSFRLKQRPVRIAAAISTLAVCFFYLLAQMAGAGSLISLLLGISDWGGQALVIIVVGALMIMYVLIGGMKGTTWVQIIKAILLIAGAAVMTLWVLAIYGFNLSSLLGAAVETANNPAVLNPGLQYGKTETSKLDFMSLGLALVLGTAALPHVLMRFYTVPTAKEARKSVVWSIWLIGLFYLFTLVLGYGAAALVGAETINSAPGKVNSAAPLLAFYLGGPLLLGFISAVAFATILAVVAGLTITAAASFAHDIYASVIAKGKADADTEVKVARRTVVVIGVLAILGGILANGQNVAFLVALAFAVAASANLPTIIYSLFWRRFTTQGAVWSMYGGLGSAIVLIIFSPVVSGAATSMIKDANFALFPLSNPGIVSIPLAFLLGWLGTVLDKKREDTAKQAEMEVRSLTGVGAEKATSH
- a CDS encoding sensor histidine kinase, with translation MPDSPLLTAAAVAVIAMAIAVVVGVGLKVLRSFRDLGTDAERATYHTLHAASQAGQHLRRGLNPAGAAKASRQLRGLLGCDALAIMDTSGVLAWDGAGEDLKPRMMDLAAGVLANGRTAVLPAGDAGPATDTTGGPLAAVIAPVRAGTRVVGAVAAFAPTAGAGLVRATSEVADWVAVQVELAELDASRTQLMEAEVRALRAQISPHFIYNSLNAIASFINTDPARARELVVEFADFTRYSFRRHGDFTTLAEELRCIDRYLLLERARFGERVQVSLRVAPEVLSTVIPFLSLQPLVENAVRHGLEAKEGPGHISITANDAGAFAEVTIEDDGVGMDPGQLQSMLAGHTDGDHVGLRNVDARLRQVYGNDHGLVIETAPGEGTLITMRVPKSQPGHDA
- a CDS encoding DUF485 domain-containing protein, with protein sequence MGNDAHTPDAAASVDFEQVQSTGQFKELRKRHRSFVFPMAAAFLLWYFAYVLLADYAVGFMSTKVWGNINVGLILGLLQFVSTFAITGWYVHYSNKRLDPIAKEIRDEIEGHEFDKHGNRVGGATK